Proteins from a genomic interval of Montipora capricornis isolate CH-2021 unplaced genomic scaffold, ASM3666992v2 scaffold_455, whole genome shotgun sequence:
- the LOC138036051 gene encoding uncharacterized protein encodes MPPKVDARTLAGKMENAVTIFYELIEEFEIIFSVRPELKTLEAAFNQVETRYRFIKKQQETILDRLVDEGITAEEEPLLTTKKLGDKVKADFLQIALKFAAYQKEQDSTETSSKDSETLKTLTASMSSMTSAVTKMADTLRSKPNTSGLQRLPVPTWDGSRRSYATWKKEFNHWMKKYDQDKDEQLQRFRNALPRGSWWSDQVKTCKTIDSAWNILDTEFADKRKLMDELLLEINSLKPVKRDSRSFTHFATTISSYANDMEDNGCPMLESSEAPFLMSQLLSKLDPNDNSHFGREMKREGKEETVSNLITWLHVEASVHSTGKNNTVSEDRNESRRFRTPRKTENNAASGEEPDDDTCPLNCKTKHHLAACPVFQELAISQRWEIVKQHWRCRKCLRKHHTSSCRKPDGSTCDKCRKNHHRSLHNDKIGETSSSPNPRASSFQSQCQAPSSTSNGNIQENAVHHKEKLKLITGLCPVQKVRVMNGNGEFVEVLAMLDSGSNTSLLSKNAARRLWLSGSATHLTMNLAGGKKKSEASQIIDITVASPADEDIKKTLQVYTVTRPCSKAKTLSKELVRHYPHLKHVCDKLHLSGGAIDLLVGTDFVEAFIDIHTVSGEPGEPVAKRNCFGWYVMGQFEKNNSTTSEIQSVEIRTANVVDDIKELLHQTDQPLYV; translated from the coding sequence ATGCCGCCTAAAGTAGACGCAAGGACCCTCGCAGGGAAAATGGAAAACGCGGTAACGATCTTTTACGAATTAATAGAAGAATTTGAAATAATCTTTTCAGTGAGGCCAGAGTTAAAAACCTTAGAGGCAGCATTCAATCAAGTGGAGACAAGATACAGGTTCATCAAGAAGCAACAAGAAACCATTTTAGACAGATTGGTTGATGAAGGTATTACCGCAGAGGAGGAACCATTGTTGACAACAAAGAAACTTGGAGACAAAGTAAAAGCTGATTTCCTTCAGATTGCCTTAAAATTTGCTGCCTACCAAAAGGAACAAGATTCCACGGAAACGTCTTCAAAAGACTCTGAAACCTTGAAGACCTTGACAGCTTCAATGTCATCCATGACATCAGCAGTGACGAAAATGGCGGACACCTTAAGGTCAAAACCAAACACTAGTGGTCTGCAACGATTACCGGTACCAACATGGGACGGCAGTCGCAGATCCTATGCTACCTGGAAAAAAGAATTCAATCATTGGATGAAGAAATACGATCAAGATAAAGACGAACAACTGCAACGGTTCCGAAATGCATTGCCGAGAGGATCGTGGTGGTCTGACCAGGTAAAAACTTGCAAAACCATTGATAGCGCGTGGAATATATTGGACACAGAATTTGCAGACAAACGTAAACTAATGGACGAACTGCTCCTCGAAATAAATAGCCTTAAGCCCGTAAAACGAGACTCCAGGTCGTTCACGCACTTCGCCACGACAATATCATCCTACGCGAATGATATGGAAGATAATGGATGTCCGATGTTGGAGTCTTCGGAAGCGCCATTTCTTATGTCTCAACTTTTGTCCAAGCTCGATCCGAACGATAATTCTCATTTTGGAAGAGAAATGAAAAGAGAAGGTAAAGAGGAAACTGTCAGTAACCTCATCACCTGGTTGCACGTAGAAGCAAGTGTCCACTCAACGGGCAAGAATAACACCGTGTCTGAAGACAGAAACGAGAGTCGCCGATTCAGGACCCCAAGGAAAACTGAGAACAATGCCGCAAGTGGCGAAGAACCCGATGATGACACCTGTCCACTTAACtgtaaaacaaaacatcacCTCGCTGCCTGTCCTGTGTTCCAGGAGTTAGCTATCAGTCAGAGATGGGAGATTGTAAAGCAACATTGGCGATGTCGTAAATGTCTTAGAAAGCATCATACAAGCAGCTGCAGGAAACCAGACGGTTCAACATGCGACAAATGCAGAAAAAATCATCACCGTTCTCTTCATAATGACAAGATTGGTGAAACAAGCTCAAGTCCAAATCCAAGAGCATCTTCTTTCCAAAGTCAGTGCCAGGCCCCCTCGAGTACATCAAATGGTAACATCCAAGAAAATGCTGTTCACCACAAAGAGAAGTTAAAGCTCATAACTGGTTTGTGCCCTGTTCAAAAAGTTAGAGTCATGAACGGAAACGGAGAATTTGTTGAAGTCCTTGCGATGTTAGACTCTGGATCCAATACCAGTCTTCTCTCAAAGAATGCAGCCCGACGACTTTGGTTGAGTGGCTCAGCAACACATCTGACCATGAATTTGGCTGGTGGGAAGAAGAAAAGTGAAGCATCACAGATAATCGACATCACTGTTGCCTCACCTGCTGACGAGGATATTAAGAAGACCCTTCAAGTGTACACTGTTACAAGGCCCTGCAGTAAAGCAAAAACGCTTTCCAAAGAATTAGTGCGACACTACCCTCATCTCAAGCACGTTTGTGATAAACTACACCTTTCGGGTGGCGCCATAGATCTCCTTGTCGGTACAGACTTTGTAGAAGCCTTCATTGATATCCACACAGTGTCCGGAGAGCCAGGGGAACCTGTTGCGAAACGAAACTGTTTTGGTTGGTACGTTATGGGACAGTTTGAAAAGAACAACTCTACTACTTCAGAAATTCAGTCGGTTGAAATCAGAACAGCAAATGTCGTAGACGACATCAAAGAACTTCTTCACCAAACCGACCAACCTTTGTACGTGTAG
- the LOC138036052 gene encoding uncharacterized protein: MTKVRLVFDSSSKGHDGLSLNDYLEKGPNYTNSLLDVLAAWRWNEVAFIGDIRKMFNQILVHPDDQVFHRFLWRSKISNSPTVYQWLRLNFGDKPAPDIATNAINTLAKISQAEFPEASKELQDHMYVDDIGSSKATTTEAKQIINDIDAILKKGHFQIKAWHSNRAEIDQSNGERWADLLGLRWDKQTDKFSLKRNELDQMDLLTKRRCLGLIGQLWDPIGLVMPVAIKFRIDLQDLWHSGYNWDETLPTAVKSKWMENLQAMNHLLTVEFDRKLKPNHAIGVPQIHGFCDGGEKAYRAVIFLRWELQNGSYKCVPGLVKSFVAPLKRKTIPRLELMGCLTLARIYETCRKSLQFANIHDSKRIFWVDSSTVLSWIKTPSRQFKPFVSSRVAEIQETVGVEDFRYIRSKFNPADILTRGIEPSQLEDWIKGPSFLQLPEGQWPKFEARAPIEPTAKAGVLMEVKIEKTKTPMQHEAAIAEFQTKVDLDKSEEDTNPVFHQLLNTCSTFSKIRRTLAYVRRFIQNARKKNVKTGSITVQELQGSEKQLFKWSQAHLDPSVIDKKLTPKLDENGLLRAHGRLEDVRSLPQELRNPVILPRDHPLVILLLRDLHERRGHCGYKSLINEARRKYWIIGVRGMSKALTTKCITCRKLRKKPLEQLMGQIPSLRVAVGTPPFFNTAMDMFGPLHIKLNRKTLKEAQVIIFTCMTTRAVHLELVTDKTSDAFLMAFRRFASLRGHPCICWSDCGTNFVGAQGYLKEIMQSWNVPKIEGVLSEDFSCDFKWKWNTPHASHQNGVVETLIKSVRQSLNATCKNQAFTEEQWRTFLAETTYVINGRPLYPSSDSIWESPPITPNDILIGHHLSIPQPQPEERINPRHL; this comes from the coding sequence atgacaaaagttCGACTTGTCTTTGACTCATCTTCGAAAGGTCACGACGGTTTATCCCTTAATGATTACCTAGAGAAAGGGCCAAACTACACCAACAGTCTCCTGGATGTTTTGGCAGCATGGAGATGGAACGAAGTAGCCTTTATCGGTGATATACGCAAAATGTTCAATCAAATCTTGGTTCATCCCGACGACCAGGTTTTCCACAGGTTCCTTTGGAGGAGTAAGATTAGCAACTCGCCAACAGTATACCAATGGCTCAGGTTGAACTTTGGAGATAAGCCAGCTCCCGACATAGCAACGAATGCCATCAACACACTAGCAAAGATATCTCAAGCCGAGTTCCCAGAAGCATCAAAAGAACTTCAAGACCATATGTACGTGGATGACATCGGAAGTTCCAAAGCAACTACAACGGAAGCAAAACAGATTATCAACGACATTGACGCCATTCTTAAGAAAGGTCATTTCCAGATTAAAGCTTGGCATTCAAATCGTGCGGAGATTGACCAGTCCAACGGTGAACGCTGGGCAGATCTTCTTGGTCTAAGATGGGATaaacaaacagacaagtttTCCCTGAAAAGGAACGAACTCGACCAGATGGACCTTTTGACAAAGAGACGTTGCCTGGGTCTTATTGGACAATTGTGGGACCCAATCGGTCTTGTGATGCCGGTAGCTATTAAATTTAGGATCGACTTGCAGGACTTATGGCATTCAGGCTACAATTGGGACGAAACCTTACCTACAGCAGTCAAGAGCAAGTGGATGGAGAATTTGCAAGCCATGAATCACCTCTTAACAGTCGAATTCGATCGCAAGTTAAAACCAAACCACGCGATTGGGGTACCACAAATTCATGGATTCTGTGATGGTGGCGAAAAAGCTTACCGAGCGGTCATTTTCCTCCGATGGGAGTTACAGAACGGAAGTTACAAGTGCGTTCCTGGTTTAGTCAAGTCCTTCGTTGCCCCACTAAAGAGAAAAACGATCCCGAGACTGGAGCTCATGGGCTGTTTAACACTTGCAAGGATATATGAAACCTGCAGAAAGTCTCTACAGTTTGCGAACATCCACGACAGCAAGAGGATCTTCTGGGTGGACTCTTCTACTGTCCTTTCTTGGATTAAGACCCCATCACGCCAATTCAAACCTTTCGTATCAAGTCGAGTAGCAGAAATCCAAGAAACTGTTGGGGTGGAAGACTTCCGATACATCAGGTCAAAGTTCAATCCAGCCGACATTCTCACTAGAGGAATAGAGCCATCGCAACTGGAAGACTGGATAAAGGGACCCTCTTTCCTGCAGTTACCCGAAGGACAATGGCCTAAATTTGAAGCTAGAGCCCCCATCGAACCTACAGCAAAAGCTGGTGTCTTGATGGAAGTGAAAATCGAGAAGACTAAAACGCCAATGCAACACGAAGCAGCCATAGCGGAATTTCAAACCAAAGTTGATCTGGATAAGTCTGAAGAAGATACTAACCCCGTTTTTCATCAACTGTTGAATACCTGTTCTACATTTTCAAAGATACGGAGAACACTCGCTTACGTTCGCCGATTTATTCAGAATGCGAGAAAAAAGAATGTTAAGACAGGTTCAATCACTGTTCAAGAATTGCAAGGCTCGGAGAAACAGCTATTCAAGTGGAGTCAGGCACACCTAGATCCCTCTGTCATTGACAAGAAATTAACTCCGAAGCTGGACGAAAACGGATTACTTCGAGCTCATGGACGACTCGAAGATGTCAGATCGCTGCCACAAGAATTAAGAAACCCAGTTATCCTTCCACGCGATCACCCTCTTGTTATCTTGCTATTACGTGACCTCCATGAAAGACGCGGACACTGTGGGTACAAAAGCCTAATTAACGAGGCAAGGAGAAAGTACTGGATCATTGGAGTTCGTGGTATGTCCAAAGCACTCACAACAAAGTGCATTACTTGTAGGAAGCTCCGAAAGAAGCCATTGGAACAACTCATGGGACAAATCCCATCCTTGCGAGTTGCAGTAGGCACCCCGCCATTCTTCAACACCGCCATGGACATGTTTGGACCATTGCACATCAAGCTTAATCGTAAAACGCTCAAGGAGGCCCAAGTAATCATTTTCACCTGCATGACAACAAGAGCTGTCCACTTAGAACTTGTGACCGACAAAACATCCGACGCTTTCTTGATGGCATTCCGTCGTTTCGCGAGTTTGCGTGGTCACCCGTGCATTTGCTGGTCCGACTGCGGGACAAATTTTGTAGGCGCACAAGGGTACTTAAAGGAAATAATGCAGAGTTGGAACGTCCCCAAGATTGAAGGTGTTCTATCTGAAGATTTCTCGTGCGATTTTAAATGGAAATGGAATACCCCTCATGCCAGTCATCAAAATGGCGTCGTGGAAACCCTCATCAAGTCAGTCAGACAAAGTCTGAACGCTACATGCAAGAATCAAGCCTTTACCGAAGAGCAATGGAGAACATTTCTCGCGGAGACAACCTACGTCATCAATGGACGTCCTTTATACCCAAGTTCTGACAGCATATGGGAAAGCCCGCCAATTACTCCAAACGATATTCTCATAGGACATCATCTTTCAATTCCTCAACCACAACCTGAAGAAAGGATCAACCCAAGACATCTTTGA